In Armatimonadota bacterium, the following proteins share a genomic window:
- the hutH gene encoding histidine ammonia-lyase yields the protein MEVLIGERLTLEDLGAVAYTRRPVALAPAAGERVLRARAVVEELARSGRPVYGITTGVGGLADVPIPPEQTVAMQANVVRSHAAGVGELLPPEAVRAMMLLRAHGLALGYSGVRPETLHTLIAMLNAGIVPLIPSQGSVGASGDLAPLAHLALAVMGEGQVLTAAGGVRAAAEALREAGLQPVVLAAKEGVALINGTQMMTALGALALLRAEVAAKTADVTGAMSAEALLALPAAFDADLHRVRPQEGQQRSAANLRRLLAGSRLTRPADRVQDAYALRCMPQVHGAARDGIAYARRVVETEVNSATDNPLVFPEADKVVSGGNFHGQPVALALDVLAIAVAALGTIAERRIDRLLNPQSSGLPPFLARAGGLHSGLMLAQYTAAALVAENKVLAHPASVDSIPTSGNQEDHVSMGSIAARKAARVVEHVEQVVGIEALCAAQALEFRGAEEASPAVRAVYRAVRQVIPPLERDRVLAGDLALARDLVRQGILLQAAEEAVGPLE from the coding sequence GTGGAGGTGCTGATCGGGGAGCGCCTCACCCTGGAGGACCTGGGGGCGGTGGCCTACACCCGCCGCCCGGTGGCCCTGGCCCCGGCGGCAGGGGAGCGGGTGCTCCGCGCCCGGGCCGTGGTGGAGGAGCTGGCCCGCAGTGGCCGGCCGGTGTACGGCATCACCACCGGCGTGGGCGGCCTGGCGGATGTGCCCATCCCGCCGGAGCAGACGGTCGCGATGCAGGCCAACGTCGTGCGCAGTCACGCGGCGGGGGTGGGGGAGCTCCTGCCCCCGGAGGCGGTGCGGGCCATGATGCTGCTGCGCGCCCACGGCCTGGCCCTGGGCTACTCCGGGGTCCGCCCGGAGACCCTGCACACGCTGATCGCGATGCTCAATGCCGGAATCGTCCCGCTGATACCCTCCCAGGGGTCGGTAGGGGCCAGCGGCGACCTGGCGCCCCTGGCGCACCTGGCCCTGGCGGTGATGGGCGAGGGACAGGTGCTGACCGCGGCAGGTGGGGTGCGGGCTGCGGCCGAGGCGCTGCGGGAGGCAGGACTGCAGCCGGTGGTCCTGGCAGCCAAGGAGGGTGTGGCCCTGATCAACGGCACGCAGATGATGACCGCGCTGGGGGCGCTGGCCCTGCTGCGCGCGGAGGTGGCCGCAAAGACCGCGGACGTGACCGGTGCAATGAGCGCGGAGGCGCTGCTGGCCCTGCCCGCAGCCTTCGACGCCGACCTGCACCGGGTCCGCCCCCAGGAAGGGCAGCAGCGGAGTGCGGCCAACCTGCGGCGGTTGCTGGCGGGGTCGCGACTGACCCGCCCGGCCGACCGGGTGCAGGACGCTTACGCCCTTCGCTGCATGCCCCAGGTGCACGGCGCGGCGCGGGACGGGATCGCCTACGCCCGGCGGGTGGTGGAGACGGAGGTCAACAGCGCCACCGACAACCCCCTGGTCTTCCCCGAAGCGGACAAAGTGGTCTCCGGGGGTAACTTCCACGGGCAGCCGGTGGCGCTGGCCCTGGATGTCCTGGCCATCGCCGTGGCCGCCCTGGGCACCATCGCCGAGCGGCGCATTGATCGGCTGCTCAACCCCCAGTCCAGCGGGCTGCCGCCGTTCTTGGCCCGCGCGGGAGGACTGCATTCCGGACTGATGCTGGCCCAGTATACGGCGGCGGCGCTGGTGGCGGAGAACAAGGTGCTGGCCCACCCCGCCAGTGTGGACTCCATTCCCACCTCCGGCAACCAGGAGGACCATGTGAGCATGGGCAGCATCGCCGCGCGCAAGGCGGCCCGGGTGGTGGAGCACGTGGAACAGGTGGTGGGCATCGAGGCGCTGTGCGCCGCCCAGGCCCTGGAGTTCCGCGGCGCGGAGGAAGCGTCACCGGCCGTGCGTGCCGTCTACCGGGCGGTGCGTCAGGTGATCCCTCCGCTGGAGCGGGACCGGGTCCTGGCCGGCGATCTGGCCCTGGCCCGCGACCTGGTGCGCCAGGGGATACTGCTGCAGGCGGCGGAAGAGGCCGTCGGCCCGCTGGAGTGA
- the hutU gene encoding urocanate hydratase, with translation MKGARIVRAPRGPALSCKGWGQEAALRMLMNNLDPEVAERPEELIVYGGTGKAARSWEAFDALVQALRELEGDETLLVQSGKPVAVFRTHEWAPRVVISNAMLVPAWATWEKFWELEAAGLTMFGQMTAGSWIYIGTQGILQGTYETFAAVARRHFGGSLRGRVVLTAGLGGMGGAQPLAVTMNEGVALVVEVDPARIHRRRSTGWVDRATDRLDEALRWVEEARRQKQPLSVALLGNAAETHPALVRAGFAPDVVTDQTSAHDPLGGYIPAGVSAEEAVLLRRQDPARYVRLARESIARHCAAMVEFLRGGSVVFDYGNNLRGQAREAGFTDAFTYPGFVQAYIRPLFCQGRGPFRWVALSGEPQDIYTTDGVILRLFPDDEALARWIRMARERVPFQGLPARICWLGYGERAAAGLAFNELVREGKVGAPIVIGRDHLDGGSVASPHRETEGMRDGSDAIADWPVLNALVNACAGATWVAMHHGGGVGIGYSIHAGQVVVAEGTPLSAQKLERVLTTDPGTAVVRHADAGYPEALAAAARHGIKMPSARGAAGREPG, from the coding sequence GTGAAAGGAGCCAGGATCGTTCGCGCTCCCCGGGGTCCGGCGCTCTCCTGCAAGGGATGGGGGCAGGAGGCCGCCCTGCGGATGCTGATGAACAACCTGGACCCGGAGGTGGCGGAGCGCCCGGAGGAGCTGATCGTCTACGGGGGGACGGGCAAGGCAGCCCGCTCCTGGGAGGCCTTCGACGCGCTGGTGCAGGCGCTGCGGGAGCTGGAGGGGGACGAGACCCTGCTCGTGCAGTCGGGTAAGCCAGTGGCGGTTTTCCGTACCCACGAGTGGGCCCCGCGGGTGGTCATCAGCAACGCCATGCTGGTGCCGGCGTGGGCCACCTGGGAGAAGTTCTGGGAGCTGGAGGCGGCGGGGCTGACCATGTTCGGGCAGATGACCGCCGGATCGTGGATTTACATCGGCACCCAGGGCATCCTGCAGGGAACCTACGAGACCTTCGCCGCAGTGGCGCGGCGGCACTTCGGCGGGTCGCTGCGCGGCCGGGTGGTGCTCACGGCGGGACTGGGAGGCATGGGCGGAGCGCAGCCTCTGGCTGTGACCATGAACGAGGGGGTAGCGCTGGTCGTGGAGGTCGATCCGGCGCGCATCCACCGCCGTCGCAGCACAGGGTGGGTGGATCGGGCCACCGACCGCCTGGATGAGGCGCTGCGCTGGGTGGAGGAGGCGCGCCGCCAGAAGCAGCCTCTCTCGGTGGCCCTGCTGGGCAACGCGGCGGAAACCCACCCCGCGCTGGTCCGGGCGGGGTTCGCCCCCGACGTGGTCACCGACCAGACTTCGGCGCACGACCCGCTGGGCGGCTACATCCCTGCTGGTGTCTCCGCGGAGGAGGCAGTACTGCTGCGGCGGCAGGATCCCGCACGCTACGTGCGCCTGGCCCGGGAGAGCATCGCCCGGCACTGCGCCGCCATGGTGGAGTTCCTGCGCGGCGGCAGCGTGGTCTTCGACTACGGGAACAACCTTCGGGGGCAGGCCAGGGAGGCCGGCTTCACCGACGCCTTCACCTACCCGGGCTTCGTCCAGGCCTACATCCGGCCGCTGTTCTGCCAGGGGCGGGGACCGTTCCGCTGGGTGGCCCTCTCCGGCGAGCCGCAGGACATCTACACCACCGACGGGGTCATCCTCCGACTCTTCCCCGACGACGAAGCGCTGGCCCGCTGGATCCGGATGGCCCGGGAGCGCGTCCCCTTCCAGGGCCTGCCCGCCCGTATCTGCTGGCTGGGCTACGGAGAGCGCGCTGCGGCAGGGCTGGCCTTCAACGAGCTGGTGCGTGAGGGAAAGGTGGGTGCGCCCATCGTCATCGGGCGGGACCACCTGGACGGGGGATCGGTGGCCTCTCCCCACCGGGAGACGGAAGGGATGCGCGACGGCTCGGATGCCATCGCCGACTGGCCCGTCCTCAATGCCCTGGTGAATGCCTGTGCCGGGGCCACCTGGGTGGCCATGCACCACGGGGGTGGGGTGGGGATCGGCTACTCCATCCACGCCGGGCAGGTGGTGGTGGCGGAGGGAACCCCGCTATCCGCCCAGAAACTGGAGCGTGTCCTCACCACCGACCCTGGGACCGCCGTAGTGCGCCACGCCGACGCCGGGTATCCCGAGGCGCTGGCGGCGGCAGCGCGACATGGAATCAAGATGCCGTCGGCCCGCGGTGCGGCGGGGCGGGAGCCCGGTTAG
- a CDS encoding ASCH domain-containing protein, translating to MFAINFYSSVFGEALRQGRKTATIRLGDKREKYREGQIVWLTVGRRFGTRRKVATAIIDRVEFKRLSEVTPREIERDNPELRRHEELLDFLAKIYGRKISLDDEVTVIHFSRIEESAEAPCGGPSAPG from the coding sequence GTGTTTGCCATCAACTTTTACTCGTCGGTGTTCGGTGAGGCGCTGCGCCAGGGGCGCAAGACCGCCACCATCCGCCTGGGAGACAAGCGGGAGAAGTACCGGGAGGGACAGATCGTGTGGCTGACGGTGGGCAGGCGCTTCGGCACCCGGCGCAAGGTGGCCACGGCCATCATCGACCGCGTGGAGTTCAAGCGCCTCTCCGAGGTCACCCCGCGGGAGATCGAGCGGGACAACCCCGAGCTGCGCCGTCATGAGGAGCTGCTGGACTTCCTGGCCAAGATCTACGGCCGCAAGATCTCCCTGGACGATGAGGTCACGGTGATCCACTTCTCCCGCATCGAAGAGTCGGCGGAAGCCCCCTGCGGCGGCCCGAGCGCCCCGGGGTAG
- a CDS encoding cupredoxin domain-containing protein yields MRTSLVILLVVAAGLAAITPLLGVPGPVALVATEFKWTPKDVTAATGEITFNVVNKGTVEHNFVIEDAKGKVLKEVDAILPGKSVQVRVTLKAGKYVIVCTVPGHREAGMVGTLSVK; encoded by the coding sequence ATGCGTACGTCCTTGGTGATTCTCCTGGTGGTGGCGGCAGGGCTGGCAGCGATCACTCCCCTGCTGGGTGTTCCTGGGCCGGTGGCGCTTGTGGCCACGGAGTTCAAGTGGACGCCCAAGGATGTCACCGCCGCCACCGGGGAGATCACCTTCAACGTGGTCAACAAGGGGACGGTGGAGCACAACTTTGTCATCGAGGACGCCAAGGGCAAGGTCCTGAAGGAAGTGGACGCCATTCTGCCGGGGAAGTCCGTGCAGGTCAGGGTTACGTTGAAGGCGGGTAAGTACGTCATCGTCTGCACCGTGCCCGGGCACCGGGAAGCGGGGATGGTGGGCACGCTCAGCGTCAAGTAG
- a CDS encoding RNA 2'-phosphotransferase, producing the protein MRPERRTRLSKFLSLILRHRPEEVGLVLDPQGRVPLEELLQALRAHGWEDLQAEEVVEVARLDARRFQLEDGLIRARYGHSVTLQQPGPAVRPPEWLYYAVPAADQERVRADGLRPRQRQHVHLCLTPQEAARLLERHGTTGVVLAVLARRAHAAGVPFYQATDHLYLAPRVPPEFLCFPKPGRAT; encoded by the coding sequence ATGCGTCCGGAACGGCGCACCCGTCTCAGCAAGTTCCTCTCGCTCATCCTCCGTCACCGGCCGGAAGAAGTCGGGCTCGTGCTGGACCCGCAGGGTCGGGTGCCTCTGGAGGAGTTGCTGCAGGCCCTGCGGGCACACGGCTGGGAGGATCTGCAGGCAGAGGAGGTGGTCGAGGTAGCCCGCCTGGACGCGCGGCGCTTCCAGCTCGAGGATGGGCTGATCCGGGCGCGCTACGGCCACTCCGTCACGCTACAGCAGCCGGGACCGGCGGTCCGGCCCCCGGAGTGGCTGTACTATGCCGTCCCTGCGGCCGACCAGGAGCGGGTGCGAGCCGACGGGCTTCGCCCGCGGCAGCGGCAGCACGTGCACCTCTGCCTCACTCCCCAGGAGGCAGCGCGGCTGCTGGAGAGGCATGGCACGACCGGCGTGGTTCTCGCGGTGCTGGCCCGCCGCGCCCACGCCGCCGGCGTGCCATTCTACCAGGCCACGGATCATCTGTATCTGGCCCCACGGGTGCCCCCGGAGTTCCTCTGCTTCCCCAAGCCAGGCCGCGCTACTTGA
- the ftcD gene encoding glutamate formimidoyltransferase: MGGKLVECVPNISEGRRPEVVQAVVDAVQATAGVRLLDVQSDPSHNRSVITFAGPPQAVGEAAFALCARAVELIDMNLHHGEHPRIGAVDVVPFVPIAHVTMPEAVELARALGARLWAELRLPVYFYAEAATVPGRVRLPDIRKGEYEGLAEKMADPAWAPDVGEAHPHPTAGATVVGARRPLIAYNINLHTTAVEVAREIARAVRESSGGLVNVQAMGVVAASGQAQVSLNLLDHTHTPLARVFELVRREAERFGVQVAESEIVGLVPLDALVDVARYYLRLRQFQREQILDVRLLE, translated from the coding sequence GTGGGCGGGAAGCTAGTCGAGTGCGTGCCCAACATCAGTGAAGGGCGGCGGCCCGAAGTCGTCCAGGCCGTTGTGGATGCTGTGCAGGCAACGGCGGGGGTGCGCTTGCTGGACGTGCAGTCGGACCCCAGCCACAACCGCTCCGTGATCACCTTCGCCGGCCCGCCGCAGGCGGTGGGGGAGGCAGCCTTCGCCCTGTGCGCCCGCGCCGTGGAGCTGATCGACATGAACCTGCACCACGGAGAGCACCCCCGCATCGGCGCGGTGGACGTGGTCCCCTTCGTCCCTATCGCCCACGTGACTATGCCCGAAGCGGTGGAACTGGCGCGGGCCCTGGGGGCACGCCTGTGGGCGGAGCTGCGCCTGCCCGTCTACTTCTACGCCGAGGCGGCCACTGTACCCGGGCGCGTGCGCCTGCCGGACATCCGCAAGGGCGAATATGAGGGGCTGGCGGAGAAGATGGCCGATCCCGCCTGGGCGCCGGACGTGGGTGAGGCCCACCCTCACCCCACCGCCGGGGCGACGGTGGTGGGGGCGCGCCGCCCCCTAATCGCCTACAACATCAACCTGCACACCACGGCGGTGGAGGTGGCCAGGGAGATCGCCCGCGCCGTACGGGAGAGCAGCGGCGGCTTGGTCAATGTGCAGGCCATGGGGGTGGTTGCCGCCAGCGGTCAGGCCCAGGTCTCGCTGAACCTGCTGGACCACACCCACACGCCGCTGGCCCGCGTCTTTGAGCTGGTGCGCCGGGAAGCAGAACGTTTTGGCGTGCAGGTGGCGGAGAGCGAAATCGTGGGCCTGGTGCCGCTGGACGCCCTGGTGGACGTGGCTCGCTACTACCTGCGTCTGCGCCAGTTCCAGCGCGAGCAGATCCTGGACGTCCGCCTGCTGGAGTGA